One Tamandua tetradactyla isolate mTamTet1 chromosome 19, mTamTet1.pri, whole genome shotgun sequence genomic region harbors:
- the SLC26A1 gene encoding sulfate anion transporter 1, which translates to MTALPASTAAHSTAARCPAWSQEPLQSPLILLQSLGQVPAGWPETPGMDTSEHTPQGGGLVLVRRPVPAPRGLREELKGRLQGGCVCSWARAWALVQALVPVTHWLPRYRPREALAGDIMSGLVIGIVLVPQAIAYSLLAGLQPVYSLYTSFFANLLYFLLGTSRHVSVGIFSLLCLMVGQVVDRELQLAGFDPAQDGPGPGANSSSLNASAAGQDCGRDCYAIRVATALTLMAGIYQVLLGVLRLGFVSAYLSQPLLDGFAAGASLTILTSQLRHLLGVRLPPHRGPGMVVGTWLSLLHSAGQANLCDVLTSAVCLVLLLATKELSDRCRHRLRVPLPAELAVIVVATVVSHFGRLHERFGSSVAGDIPTGFLAPRAPEPALMQRVALDAVALALVGSTFSMSLAEMFARSHGYSVRANQELLAIGCCNVASAFFHCFATSAALAKSLVKVATGCHTQLSSVVSAAVVLLVLLALAPLFRDLQRCVLACIIVVSLRGALRKVAEVPRLWRLSRADALVWVATAATSALLSAEVGLLVGALLSLLALAARTQRPHAALLARVGDSACFEDAAEFEGLVPEPGVRVFRFGGPLHYANRDFFLRSLYSLTGLDAGRAAARTRGPGAGQGAPPTAPALLPAAAGFHAVVVDCTPLLFLDAAGLATLRELRRDYEALGVALLLAACNPSVRGALGRGGFLGQAPGGPADDGQLFHSVHAAVVAARALRGTP; encoded by the exons GTTGGCCTGAGACGCCGGGCATGGACACGTCCGAGCACACGCCGCAGGGTGGGGGTCTGGTGCTGGTGCGGCGGCCGGTCCCGGCCCCCCGGGGCCTGCGTGAGGAGCTCAAGGGCAGGCTGCAGGGGGGCTGCGTATGCAGCTGGGCACGGGCATGGGCACTGGTGCAGGCCCTGGTGCCTGTGACGCACTGGCTGCCCCGGTACCGCCCGCGGGAGGCCCTGGCGGGCGACATCATGTCTGGGCTGGTCATCGGCATCGTCCTGGTGCCGCAGGCCATCGCCTACTCGCTGCTGGCTGGGCTGCAGCCCGTGTACAGCCTCTACACGTCCTTCTTCGCCAACCTCCTCTACTTCCTCCTGGGCACCTCCCGCCACGTGTCCGTGGGCATCTTCAGCCTCCTGTGCCTCATGGTGGGGCAGGTGGTGGACCGCGAGCTCCAGCTGGCAGGCTTCGACCCCGCCCAGGACGGCCCAGGGCCCGGGGCCAACAGCAGCAGCCTCAACGCTTCGGCCGCCGGGCAGGACTGCGGGCGGGACTGCTATGCCATCCGCGTGGCCACGGCGCTCACCCTGATGGCTGGCATCTACCAG GTGCTGCTGGGTGTGCTCCGGCTGGGCTTCGTGTCTGCCTACCTCTCGCAGCCCCTGCTCGACGGCTTTGCAGCGGGGGCCTCGCTGACCATCCTCACCTCCCAGCTCCGGCACCTGCTGGGCGTGCGGCTGCCGCCCCACCGGGGCCCCGGCATGGTGGTGGGCACATGGCTCAGCCTGCTGCACAGCGCAGGGCAGGCCAACCTGTGCGACGTGCTCACCAGTGCCGTGTGCCTGGTGCTGCTGCTGGCCACCAAGGAGCTGTCAGACCGCTGCCGGCACCGCCTGCGGGTGCCGCTGCCCGCTGAGCTGGCCGTCATCGTGGTGGCCACAGTTGTGTCCCACTTTGGCCGGCTGCATGAGCGCTTCGGCTCCAGTGTGGCTGGCGACATCCCCACCGGCTTCCTGGCTCCGCGGGCTCCTGAGCCTGCACTGATGCAGCGCGTGGCACTGGACGCCGTGGCCCTCGCCCTCGTGGGCTCCACCTTCTCGATGTCGCTGGCCGAGATGTTTGCCCGCAGCCACGGCTACTCAGTGCGTGCCAACCAGGAGCTGCTGGCCATTGGCTGCTGCAATGTGGCATCTGCCTTCTTCCACTGCTTCGCCACCAGTGCCGCGCTGGCCAAGAGCCTGGTGAAGGTGGCCACCGGCTGCCACACGCAGCTGTCCAGTGTGGTCAGCGCTGCCGTGGTGCTGCTGGTGCTACTGGCGCTGGCTCCGCTCTTCCGGGACCTGCAGCGGTGCGTGCTGGCCTGCATCATCGTGGTCAGTCTGCGCGGGGCCCTGCGTAAGGTGGCTGAGGTCCCGCGCCTGTGGCGGCTGAGCCGGGCCGACGCACTGGTCTGGGTGGCGACGGCGGCCACGAGCGCGCTGCTGAGTGCCGAGGTGGGGCTGCTGGTCGGGGCGCTCCTCTCGCTGCTCGCCCTGGCCGCCCGCACGCAGCGCCCGCACGCCGCCCTGCTCGCCCGCGTGGGGGACTCGGCCTGCTTCGAGGATGCTGCCGAGTTCGAGGGCCTCGTCCCCGAGCCGGGGGTGCGTGTCTTCCGCTTCGGGGGGCCACTGCACTACGCCAACAGGGACTTCTTCCTGCGTTCGCTCTACAGCCTCACAGGACTGGACGCAGGGCGCGCCGCCGCCCGCACACGGGGGCCGGGGGCCGGCCAGGGAGCCCCGCCCACCGCGCCCGCGCTGCTGCCCGCCGCAGCCGGCTTCCACGCAGTGGTCGTCGACTGCACGCCGCTGCTCTTTCTGGACGCGGCTGGCCTGGCCACGCTGCGGGAGCTGCGCCGGGACTATGAGGCGCTGGGCGTGGCGCTGCTCCTGGCCGCCTGCAACCCCTCGGTGCGGGGCGCGCTGGGCAGGGGCGGCTTCCTCGGGCAGGCCCCAGGAGGCCCGGCCGACGACGGGCAGCTCTTCCACAGCGTGCATGCGGCCGTGGTGGCGGCCCGAGCCCTTCGAGGCACACCGTAG